One Electrophorus electricus isolate fEleEle1 chromosome 10, fEleEle1.pri, whole genome shotgun sequence genomic region harbors:
- the scxb gene encoding basic helix-loop-helix transcription factor scleraxis: MSFAMVRASPAHSLYSNISILSEDDENGSESSGSEDRSVRVSAAGCGAVRSHPRKRKYGCRLSPASPPLCPPVSEVRQRNAANARERDRTNSVNVAFTALRTLIPTEPVDRKLSKIETLRLASSYISHLENVLLVGEACGDAQPCHRSPGALDGHLHNSHKPPALSLDSENSQPRQICTFCLSNQRRLNKDRERKAAIRS; this comes from the coding sequence ATGTCCTTCGCAATGGTTCGCGCGTCTCCTGCTCATTCACTCTACTCCAACATCAGCATACTCTCGGAGGACGACGAGAATGGCAGCGAAAGCTCAGGGTCTGAGGACAGATCTGTCCGCGTGTCCGCCGCCGGCTGTGGTGCGGTCAGATCGCACCCGCGCAAACGTAAATACGGCTGCCGGCTGTCGCCCGCATCCCCGCCTCTCTGCCCGCCGGTCTCCGAGGTCCGGCAGCGCAACGCAGCCAACGCCCGCGAACGGGACCGCACCAACAGCGTCAACGTGGCCTTCACCGCCCTGCGGACGCTTATACCCACCGAGCCCGTCGACCGCAAGCTGTCAAAGATTGAAACGCTGCGGCTGGCCTCCAGTTACATCTCGCACCTGGAGAACGTGTTGTTAGTGGGGGAGGCGTGTGGAGATGCGCAGCCCTGCCATCGGAGCCCCGGAGCCCTGGATGGCCACCTCCATAACTCTCACAAGCCCCCTGCCCTGAGCCTGGACTCAGAGAACTCCCAGCCCAGACAGATCTGCACCTTCTGCCTCAGCAACCAGAGACGACTG